The proteins below come from a single Salinilacihabitans rarus genomic window:
- the smc gene encoding chromosome segregation protein SMC yields the protein MHIKSLVLDNFKSFGRKTKIPFYEDFTVVTGPNGSGKSNIIDAVLFALGLARTRGIRAEKLTDLIYNPGHEDGDATAGPREASVEVVLDNADGTLSRGQVVNAAGSEDVGDVDEIRIRRRIKRTEDNYYSYYYLNDRSVNLSDIQDLLAQAGVTPEGYNVVMQGDVTEIINMTPGSRRGIVDEIAGVAEFDDKKEDAFEELEVVQERIDEATLRIEEKRERLDQLADERRTAMRYRRLRREKEEYEGFLKASELKDKRDELARVEGNVDSLEGELAELQRELDERQGKVLRLEEDLEDLNAEIERKGEDEQLRIKSEIEEVKGEISRLEDRIEATEERIEEAESNRREAFVAIDRKQERVEELADEMRELKLEKASVKTEVQEREAKREELEREIEAVDTEYDEVKAELQDRKAALEEAKTERNDLQREQDRLLDEARRRSNEASETEDAIEEKRAELPEIENERADLERERRKAEANRENIAAVVEDLTEEKRRLQADLEDVEDELQAKQQEYAELEAKAGESGDSSFGRAVTTILNSGIDGVHGAVAQLGSVPGEYAVACETAAGGRLANVVVDDDVIGQQCIEYLKSRNAGRATFLPLTEMRERGLPSAPSDPGVVGFAYDLVEFDAEYAGVFSYVLGDTLVVEDIETARAYMGDYRMVTLDGDLVEKSGAMTGGSRTGSRYSFSGGGEGQLERVATRITELQDERESIREDLRGVEERLDDARDRRTAAADEVRSIETEIEKLDDRRERIEGDIEGLEADLAELEAEREDVDERMTEISAEIEEKTEEIEGIEADIADLEAELADSKIPELTARIEDLDDEIDEREERIDELDAKLNELGLEKQYAEEAIEELHDDIETAQNRTAEYEERIEEYEEAIEDHRGALAEKREAVEELEAELTELKDERADLKEELGEARTARDQQADRVNGVESKLESARERAEALEWEIESLEAEVGEYDPEDVPDHDTVVEMVELLEADMEALEPVNMLAIDEYDEVRADLEELEEGKATLVEEADGIRERIERYETQKKETFMAAYEEIDEQFTEIFEKLSEGTGSLHLENEDDPFDGGLTMKAQPGDKPIQRLDAMSGGEKSLTALAFIFAIQRYNPAPFYALDEVDAFLDAVNAERVGEMVDELAGDAQFVVVSHRSAMLDRSERAIGVTMQQDNVSAVTGIDLSDGAEVPADD from the coding sequence ATGCACATCAAGTCGCTCGTCCTGGACAACTTCAAGAGCTTCGGCCGCAAGACGAAGATCCCGTTCTACGAGGATTTCACCGTCGTCACGGGGCCGAACGGCTCGGGCAAATCGAACATCATCGACGCCGTGCTGTTCGCGCTGGGGCTCGCCCGGACCCGCGGGATCCGCGCGGAGAAGCTGACCGACCTCATCTACAACCCCGGTCACGAAGACGGCGACGCGACCGCCGGCCCCCGGGAGGCGAGCGTCGAGGTCGTCCTCGACAACGCCGACGGGACGCTCTCGCGGGGACAGGTGGTCAACGCCGCCGGCAGCGAGGACGTCGGCGACGTCGACGAGATCCGCATCCGCCGGCGGATCAAGCGCACCGAGGACAACTACTACTCCTACTACTACCTCAACGACCGCTCGGTCAACCTCTCGGACATCCAGGACCTGCTCGCGCAGGCCGGCGTCACCCCCGAGGGGTACAACGTCGTCATGCAGGGCGACGTCACCGAGATCATCAACATGACCCCGGGCTCCCGGCGGGGCATCGTCGACGAGATCGCCGGCGTCGCGGAGTTCGACGACAAGAAGGAAGACGCCTTCGAGGAACTCGAAGTCGTCCAGGAGCGCATCGACGAGGCCACGCTGCGCATCGAGGAGAAACGCGAGCGTCTCGACCAGTTAGCGGACGAGCGGCGGACGGCGATGCGTTACCGCCGGCTCCGCCGGGAGAAAGAGGAGTACGAGGGGTTCCTGAAGGCGAGCGAACTCAAGGACAAACGCGACGAACTCGCCCGCGTCGAGGGGAACGTCGACTCGCTGGAGGGCGAACTCGCGGAGCTTCAGCGCGAACTCGACGAGCGCCAGGGGAAGGTACTCCGGCTCGAAGAGGACCTCGAGGACCTGAACGCCGAGATCGAACGCAAAGGCGAGGACGAACAGCTCCGGATCAAAAGCGAGATCGAGGAGGTCAAAGGCGAGATTTCGCGGCTCGAAGACCGCATCGAGGCGACCGAGGAGCGCATCGAGGAGGCCGAGTCGAACCGCCGGGAGGCGTTCGTCGCGATCGACCGCAAGCAAGAGCGCGTCGAGGAACTCGCCGACGAGATGCGCGAACTCAAACTCGAGAAGGCCTCCGTGAAAACCGAGGTCCAGGAGCGCGAGGCGAAACGCGAGGAGCTCGAACGCGAGATCGAGGCGGTCGACACCGAGTACGACGAGGTGAAAGCCGAACTGCAGGATCGCAAGGCGGCCCTCGAAGAGGCCAAGACCGAACGCAACGACCTCCAGCGCGAGCAGGACCGCCTGCTCGACGAGGCCCGCCGCCGGTCGAACGAGGCCAGCGAGACCGAGGACGCGATCGAGGAGAAACGCGCCGAACTGCCGGAGATCGAGAACGAGCGGGCCGATCTGGAGCGCGAACGCCGCAAGGCCGAGGCGAACCGCGAGAACATCGCCGCGGTCGTCGAGGACCTCACCGAGGAGAAGCGGCGGCTGCAGGCCGACCTCGAGGACGTCGAGGACGAACTCCAGGCGAAACAACAGGAGTACGCCGAACTCGAGGCGAAGGCGGGCGAGAGCGGCGACTCCTCGTTCGGCCGGGCGGTGACGACGATCCTGAACTCGGGGATCGACGGCGTCCACGGCGCGGTCGCCCAGCTGGGCAGCGTCCCCGGCGAGTACGCCGTCGCCTGCGAGACGGCCGCCGGCGGCCGGCTGGCGAACGTCGTCGTCGACGACGACGTGATCGGCCAGCAGTGCATCGAGTACCTGAAATCGCGCAACGCCGGCCGGGCGACGTTCCTCCCGCTCACGGAGATGCGCGAGCGGGGGCTGCCGTCGGCGCCGTCCGATCCGGGCGTCGTCGGTTTCGCCTACGACCTCGTCGAGTTCGACGCGGAGTACGCCGGCGTCTTCTCGTACGTCCTCGGGGACACCCTCGTCGTCGAGGACATCGAGACCGCCCGGGCGTACATGGGCGACTACCGGATGGTCACGCTGGACGGCGACCTCGTCGAGAAGTCCGGCGCGATGACCGGCGGCTCCCGGACGGGGTCGCGGTACTCCTTCTCCGGGGGCGGGGAGGGCCAACTGGAGCGTGTCGCCACGCGGATCACCGAGCTACAGGACGAGCGGGAGTCGATCCGCGAGGACCTCCGCGGCGTCGAGGAGCGCCTCGACGACGCCCGCGACCGCCGGACGGCGGCCGCCGACGAGGTGCGCTCGATCGAGACCGAGATCGAGAAACTCGACGACAGACGCGAGCGGATCGAAGGCGATATCGAGGGGCTCGAAGCCGACCTGGCGGAACTCGAGGCCGAACGCGAGGACGTCGACGAGCGGATGACCGAGATCTCCGCGGAGATCGAGGAAAAGACCGAGGAGATAGAGGGGATCGAGGCCGACATCGCCGACCTCGAGGCCGAACTCGCCGACTCGAAGATCCCGGAGCTGACCGCGCGCATCGAGGACCTCGACGACGAGATCGACGAGCGCGAGGAGCGCATCGACGAACTCGACGCGAAGCTGAACGAACTCGGCCTCGAGAAGCAGTACGCCGAGGAGGCGATCGAGGAGCTCCACGACGACATCGAGACGGCCCAGAACCGCACGGCCGAGTACGAGGAGCGCATCGAGGAGTACGAGGAGGCCATCGAAGACCACCGCGGGGCGCTCGCGGAGAAACGCGAGGCCGTCGAGGAACTCGAAGCGGAGCTGACGGAGCTGAAAGACGAGCGCGCCGACCTCAAGGAGGAACTCGGGGAGGCGCGTACGGCCCGCGACCAGCAGGCCGACCGGGTCAACGGCGTCGAGAGCAAACTCGAGTCGGCCCGCGAGCGCGCGGAGGCCCTGGAGTGGGAGATCGAGTCACTCGAAGCGGAGGTCGGCGAGTACGACCCCGAGGACGTGCCCGACCACGACACGGTCGTCGAGATGGTCGAGTTACTCGAAGCCGACATGGAGGCCCTGGAACCGGTGAACATGCTCGCGATCGACGAGTACGACGAGGTCCGCGCCGACCTCGAGGAACTCGAAGAGGGGAAGGCGACGCTCGTCGAGGAGGCCGACGGCATCCGCGAGCGGATCGAACGCTACGAGACCCAGAAGAAGGAGACGTTCATGGCCGCCTACGAGGAGATCGACGAGCAGTTCACCGAAATCTTCGAGAAGCTTTCGGAGGGGACCGGCAGCCTCCACCTCGAGAACGAGGACGATCCGTTCGACGGCGGGCTGACGATGAAGGCCCAGCCGGGTGACAAGCCCATCCAGCGCCTCGACGCGATGTCCGGCGGCGAGAAGTCGCTGACCGCGCTCGCCTTCATCTTCGCCATCCAGCGGTACAACCCGGCGCCGTTCTACGCGCTCGACGAGGTCGACGCCTTCCTCGACGCGGTCAACGCCGAGCGCGTCGGCGAGATGGTCGACGAACTCGCCGGCGACGCCCAGTTCGTCGTCGTCTCACACCGGTCGGCGATGCTCGACCGCTCCGAGCGGGCGATCGGCGTGACGATGCAACAGGACAACGTCTCGGCGGTGACGGGCATCGACCTGAGCGACGGGGCGGAGGTGCCGGCGGATGACTAG
- a CDS encoding MATE family efflux transporter, with the protein MPSAGDAGEADLTEGDLVRPMFRLAWPLVVIQLLQVAYNVGDTFWLGALSPDAVGALSLAFPLIFFLISIGGGFTAAGAILVAQHTGADSGEGGLIAGQTLSFISLVAVALGLVGFLVTGLMLDLLPADPETAARIVPLAADYMRVFFLGMPFLFGFFVFVSLMRGYGTTRAPMRVMAVSVAVNVLIDPILIFGFADNPLFGWLGLDALTAALYAVTGFGGYGVEGAAIATVFSRAVATVIGLYVLFYTDAGPVIEVDHLVPRFEYVSKIVRLGVPTAIEQSMSSLAMITLTAMVSTFPPAVVAAYGLGNRLISLAFLPAMGMGQATDTIVGQNLGAGEPDRAERATWLASGTIAAIMLGGALIAFAFPEPIVGVFLTAETEGRAATLAHGSTYLRFAAAMFVFMGVLQVLLGAFRGAGNTKTALAFSVVTLWVARVPATYLLVFVAGWATTGIWLGVVVGDVVGAIAATAWFTRGTWKGSIVDEEPEEPEEPEPTAPAASVDD; encoded by the coding sequence ATGCCTTCCGCGGGGGACGCGGGCGAGGCCGACCTCACGGAGGGGGACCTCGTCCGCCCGATGTTCAGGCTGGCGTGGCCGCTCGTGGTCATCCAGCTGCTGCAGGTCGCCTACAACGTCGGCGACACGTTCTGGCTGGGTGCGCTCTCGCCGGACGCCGTCGGCGCGCTGAGCCTCGCGTTTCCGCTGATCTTCTTTCTGATCTCGATCGGCGGCGGCTTCACGGCCGCGGGCGCCATCCTCGTCGCCCAGCACACCGGCGCCGACAGCGGCGAGGGCGGGCTGATCGCCGGCCAGACGCTCTCGTTTATCTCGCTGGTCGCGGTCGCGCTCGGGCTGGTCGGCTTCCTCGTCACGGGCTTGATGCTCGACCTGCTGCCGGCGGACCCCGAGACGGCTGCCCGGATCGTGCCGCTGGCGGCCGACTACATGCGGGTGTTCTTCCTCGGGATGCCGTTCCTGTTTGGCTTCTTCGTCTTCGTCTCGCTGATGCGCGGCTACGGCACCACCCGCGCGCCGATGCGCGTGATGGCGGTGAGCGTCGCGGTCAACGTCCTGATCGACCCGATCCTCATCTTCGGCTTCGCCGACAACCCGCTGTTCGGCTGGCTCGGCCTCGACGCGCTGACGGCGGCGCTGTACGCCGTCACCGGGTTCGGGGGCTACGGCGTCGAGGGGGCGGCGATCGCCACCGTCTTCTCGCGGGCGGTTGCGACGGTCATCGGACTCTACGTCCTGTTCTACACGGACGCCGGCCCCGTGATCGAGGTCGACCACCTCGTGCCCCGGTTCGAGTACGTCTCGAAGATCGTTCGCCTCGGCGTGCCGACGGCGATAGAGCAGTCGATGAGTTCGCTGGCGATGATCACGCTGACGGCGATGGTCTCGACGTTCCCGCCCGCGGTCGTCGCCGCCTACGGGCTTGGCAACCGACTCATCTCGCTGGCGTTTCTCCCGGCGATGGGGATGGGACAGGCGACCGACACGATCGTCGGCCAGAACTTAGGCGCCGGCGAACCCGACCGCGCCGAGCGGGCGACGTGGCTCGCCTCGGGAACGATCGCGGCGATCATGCTCGGCGGCGCGCTGATCGCGTTCGCGTTCCCCGAACCGATCGTCGGCGTCTTCCTCACCGCCGAGACCGAGGGCCGCGCCGCGACGCTCGCCCACGGGAGTACCTACCTCCGGTTCGCCGCGGCCATGTTCGTCTTCATGGGGGTCCTGCAGGTACTCCTCGGCGCGTTCCGTGGCGCGGGCAACACGAAGACGGCGCTGGCGTTCTCGGTCGTGACCCTCTGGGTCGCCCGCGTGCCGGCGACCTACCTGCTCGTGTTCGTCGCCGGCTGGGCGACGACCGGCATCTGGCTCGGCGTCGTCGTCGGCGACGTCGTCGGCGCAATCGCGGCCACGGCCTGGTTCACCCGCGGCACGTGGAAGGGGTCGATCGTCGACGAGGAGCCCGAGGAGC
- a CDS encoding segregation and condensation protein A, protein MTSEESEPRRAPGDASGERSDPRDGDDGDDVPLQIAGHEDRERPGAESGTFAFVGDDPEDDDPEDDDSEVDEEVEPVELLVQLAKDGEIDPWDIDVVRVTDKFLAALDETDLRTSGRALFYASVLLRMKSDELFTPDEPEEEAELPPWEAPFVDDGAADDAGPGSGFDPVENLEAEMERRLERKHARGKPETLDELVHELRDAERNSWWKKSRSYDTSDSPHGYGRGMQELSYHSGDDLRVDDEPTADDVTHTAHEEDIEAVIDDVDGELERHYENGREEVLYAEIEGIGGSRVMTYLALLFLAHRGRVVLEQDELFGDLWVRRATVEADPEEALAD, encoded by the coding sequence ATGACTAGCGAGGAAAGCGAGCCGCGACGTGCCCCGGGGGACGCGAGCGGGGAGCGAAGCGACCCGCGAGACGGCGACGACGGCGACGACGTCCCGCTGCAGATCGCCGGCCACGAGGACCGCGAGCGGCCGGGGGCCGAGTCCGGGACGTTCGCGTTCGTCGGCGACGACCCGGAAGACGACGACCCGGAAGACGACGACTCGGAAGTCGACGAGGAGGTCGAACCCGTCGAACTGCTCGTCCAGTTGGCGAAAGACGGCGAGATCGACCCGTGGGACATCGACGTCGTGCGGGTCACCGACAAGTTCCTCGCGGCACTCGACGAGACGGACCTGCGTACGTCGGGGCGGGCGCTGTTCTACGCGAGCGTCCTCCTGCGGATGAAAAGCGACGAACTGTTCACCCCCGACGAACCCGAGGAGGAGGCGGAACTGCCGCCGTGGGAGGCGCCGTTCGTCGACGACGGCGCGGCCGACGACGCCGGCCCGGGGTCGGGGTTCGACCCGGTCGAGAACCTCGAAGCGGAGATGGAGCGCCGCCTCGAACGCAAGCACGCCCGCGGGAAGCCCGAGACGCTGGACGAACTCGTCCACGAACTCCGCGATGCCGAACGCAACTCGTGGTGGAAGAAGTCCCGCAGCTACGACACGAGCGACTCCCCGCACGGCTACGGCCGGGGGATGCAGGAACTCAGCTACCACTCCGGCGACGACCTCCGCGTCGACGACGAACCGACGGCCGACGACGTCACCCACACCGCCCACGAGGAGGACATCGAGGCCGTCATCGACGACGTCGACGGCGAACTCGAACGCCACTACGAGAACGGCCGCGAGGAGGTGCTGTACGCCGAGATCGAGGGTATCGGCGGCTCGCGGGTGATGACGTACCTGGCGCTGCTGTTTCTCGCCCACCGCGGCCGCGTGGTCCTCGAACAGGACGAACTGTTCGGCGACCTCTGGGTCCGGCGGGCGACCGTCGAGGCGGACCCGGAGGAGGCGCTGGCGGACTGA
- a CDS encoding lipid II:glycine glycyltransferase FemX yields MAREPARLPRSDGPDATTDPRETSRTLATTESGHEVAVLETIQAIERERWNAVVDASPRGTVFHRYEWLDAIETALGYAPNHLVVRKDGNPIGVFPNFVVDLPTVPVRRLTSIYPGFGGPLATTDVAETLSLLTDAVPDLCTGRTVVHEIRASNADYLRYGDHLRSRGYRPARLGCRFVIDLTRGYEAIRDGMSRTRRKGIRRGTENEYEIVEEAVTPENLARFHRVYERHMERVGGETYPLSFFEALLGMESRLLLLTIRIEGEYAGGFLELLDEEQSSVHGFFAAVPEEYYEYHASELLYDHVIRWGIDRGYETYDFGGSEADFESGVFRFKESFGGRLVPNVYWERDCSRVWNLLDAGRSLYWRHSK; encoded by the coding sequence ATGGCTCGAGAACCCGCGCGCCTCCCGCGCTCGGACGGCCCGGACGCGACGACGGACCCACGCGAGACGAGTCGAACGCTGGCGACGACCGAGTCGGGCCACGAGGTCGCCGTCCTCGAGACGATCCAAGCGATCGAGCGCGAGCGCTGGAACGCCGTCGTCGACGCCTCCCCGCGCGGGACCGTCTTCCACCGCTACGAGTGGCTCGACGCGATCGAGACCGCGCTGGGGTACGCGCCGAACCACCTCGTGGTCAGGAAAGACGGGAACCCGATCGGCGTCTTCCCGAACTTCGTCGTCGACCTGCCGACGGTGCCGGTGCGGCGGCTGACGTCGATCTACCCCGGGTTCGGCGGGCCGCTGGCGACGACCGACGTGGCGGAGACGCTCTCGCTGCTGACCGACGCCGTCCCCGACCTCTGTACCGGCAGGACGGTCGTCCACGAGATCCGTGCGTCCAACGCGGACTACCTCCGGTACGGCGACCACCTCCGCTCGCGGGGGTACCGGCCGGCCCGTCTCGGCTGTCGGTTCGTGATCGACCTCACCCGGGGCTACGAGGCGATCCGCGACGGGATGAGCAGGACGCGACGGAAGGGCATCCGGCGGGGAACGGAAAACGAGTACGAAATCGTCGAGGAGGCGGTCACGCCCGAGAACCTCGCGCGGTTCCACCGGGTGTACGAGCGCCACATGGAGCGCGTCGGGGGCGAGACCTACCCGCTCTCGTTCTTCGAGGCGCTGCTGGGGATGGAGTCGCGGCTCCTGTTGCTCACGATCCGGATCGAGGGGGAGTACGCGGGCGGCTTCCTCGAACTGCTCGACGAGGAACAGTCGTCGGTGCACGGCTTCTTCGCCGCCGTCCCCGAGGAGTACTACGAGTACCACGCCTCGGAACTCCTGTACGACCACGTGATCCGGTGGGGGATCGACCGCGGCTACGAGACGTACGACTTCGGCGGCTCGGAGGCGGACTTCGAGAGCGGCGTGTTCCGGTTCAAGGAGAGCTTCGGCGGCCGACTGGTCCCCAACGTCTACTGGGAGCGCGACTGCAGTCGGGTGTGGAACCTGCTCGACGCCGGCCGCTCGCTCTACTGGCGACACTCGAAGTGA
- a CDS encoding DUF7096 domain-containing protein, whose protein sequence is MRRSILLVAMAALLCTSMVGPAVVAGASTDDRQGDDGVDVTAGAQLSTVVTATSDEVRTEFENTAFDERMERGNESARAAAIADRAAALENRSAALRAEYEAATEAYRNGELDKSAYAKRLASLNARAQGIVKSYDRLEERAAEVDDYELAAAGVNETALADEKASATQLTGAGSGALLRQFTGEERGEVEVEVDDGVSIEVESEDGERSREFERPHDGNGTLAISQSDALAVAEDALSDANGTWIVEEGETDDGLYEFEFVLTGSEVGEAEVSVDGESGTVVALEEEIAARDDDEDDDEGDDEDDDEDDDEDDDEDDDEDGEDGDTRLVVLVDEGTPNPGEQVTLVVLADGRPAPGATVTVDDQSVGETNDDGTITVALPSGDVDVEAEYGDADAELEFDVDDERENDSRFGANATVENGTVTIAVTFDGEPVSGATVTTDGWNGTTDESGTASFPFELSDGEDELEIEVVSGELETELELGPDGEVIEDGDEDGEDGEDDEDGEDEEDGEDDETEVESESDGDETDDEDDDESAD, encoded by the coding sequence ATGAGACGATCAATCCTACTCGTCGCGATGGCCGCGTTGCTCTGTACGAGCATGGTCGGCCCGGCGGTCGTCGCCGGGGCGTCGACTGACGATCGACAGGGCGACGATGGCGTCGACGTCACCGCCGGCGCGCAGTTGTCGACGGTCGTCACCGCCACGAGCGACGAAGTTCGTACCGAATTCGAGAACACCGCGTTCGACGAACGGATGGAACGCGGCAACGAGAGCGCCCGTGCGGCGGCGATCGCGGACCGCGCGGCGGCTCTCGAGAACCGCTCGGCGGCGCTTCGGGCGGAGTACGAGGCCGCCACGGAGGCCTACCGGAACGGCGAACTCGACAAGTCGGCGTACGCCAAGCGGCTCGCGTCGCTGAACGCCCGCGCACAGGGCATCGTGAAGAGTTACGACCGACTCGAGGAACGAGCCGCGGAGGTCGACGACTACGAACTCGCCGCGGCCGGCGTGAACGAGACGGCGCTGGCCGACGAGAAAGCGTCGGCGACGCAACTGACGGGCGCTGGGTCCGGGGCGCTCCTCCGGCAGTTCACCGGCGAGGAACGCGGCGAAGTCGAGGTCGAAGTCGACGACGGCGTGTCGATCGAGGTCGAAAGCGAGGACGGCGAGCGAAGCCGCGAGTTCGAGCGGCCACACGACGGCAACGGGACGCTGGCGATCAGCCAGTCGGACGCGCTCGCCGTCGCCGAGGACGCCCTCTCGGATGCGAACGGAACCTGGATCGTCGAGGAGGGGGAGACCGACGACGGACTCTACGAGTTCGAGTTCGTCCTCACGGGTTCCGAGGTCGGCGAAGCCGAAGTGAGCGTCGACGGCGAGAGCGGAACCGTCGTCGCCCTCGAGGAAGAGATCGCTGCGCGTGACGACGACGAGGACGACGACGAAGGTGACGACGAGGACGACGACGAAGATGACGACGAGGACGACGACGAAGATGACGACGAGGACGGCGAAGACGGCGATACGCGGCTGGTCGTCCTCGTCGACGAGGGGACGCCGAACCCGGGCGAACAGGTGACGCTCGTCGTGCTCGCCGACGGACGGCCGGCACCCGGCGCGACCGTCACGGTCGACGACCAGTCGGTCGGCGAAACGAACGACGACGGCACGATCACCGTCGCTCTGCCCAGCGGAGACGTCGACGTCGAAGCCGAGTACGGCGACGCCGACGCCGAACTCGAATTCGACGTCGACGACGAGCGCGAGAACGACTCGCGGTTCGGGGCGAACGCGACGGTCGAAAACGGAACCGTGACGATCGCCGTGACGTTCGACGGGGAGCCCGTCTCGGGTGCCACGGTGACCACGGACGGCTGGAACGGCACCACCGACGAGAGCGGTACGGCGTCGTTCCCGTTCGAGCTTTCCGACGGCGAGGACGAACTCGAGATCGAGGTCGTCAGCGGCGAACTCGAGACCGAACTCGAACTAGGCCCCGACGGAGAGGTGATCGAAGACGGCGACGAGGACGGCGAGGACGGCGAGGACGACGAAGACGGCGAAGACGAAGAAGACGGCGAGGACGACGAGACCGAAGTCGAATCGGAATCCGACGGTGATGAGACGGACGACGAAGACGACGATGAATCGGCGGACTGA
- the mtnP gene encoding S-methyl-5'-thioadenosine phosphorylase, with product MTIGVIGGSGIYEALPLENTRKETVSTPYGDPSEAITLGELAGREVAFLPRHGEDHQHPPTDASYRANIYALKSVGVDRVIATNAVGSLREDLPPRTLVIPDQIFDRTKHRQPTFFGDGMVVHMGFADPYCPAMVSHLAASAREAADADVEERGTYVCIEGPQYSTRAESEFYRSQGWDIVGMTAIPEAKLAREAELSYATVAGVTDYDVWKADSEVTLEEVLENAAANQEAINDVIEHAVRTMPADFESEAWSALEGTINTPAEAIPEETRERVELLAGEYLE from the coding sequence ATGACAATCGGCGTCATCGGCGGAAGCGGAATCTACGAGGCACTGCCGCTGGAGAACACCAGAAAGGAGACGGTCTCGACACCCTACGGCGATCCCAGCGAGGCGATCACGCTCGGCGAACTCGCCGGCCGCGAGGTGGCGTTTCTCCCCCGACACGGCGAGGACCACCAGCACCCGCCCACCGACGCCTCCTACCGGGCGAACATCTACGCGCTGAAGTCCGTCGGCGTCGACCGCGTCATCGCCACGAACGCCGTCGGCAGTCTGCGCGAGGACCTGCCCCCGCGGACGCTCGTGATCCCCGATCAGATCTTCGACCGGACCAAACACCGCCAGCCCACCTTCTTCGGCGACGGGATGGTCGTCCACATGGGCTTTGCCGACCCCTACTGTCCGGCCATGGTCTCCCACCTCGCCGCGTCGGCCCGCGAGGCGGCCGACGCCGACGTCGAGGAGCGCGGCACCTACGTCTGCATCGAGGGACCCCAGTACTCCACGCGCGCCGAGAGCGAGTTCTACCGCTCGCAGGGCTGGGATATCGTCGGCATGACCGCGATTCCCGAGGCGAAACTCGCCCGCGAGGCCGAACTGAGCTACGCGACGGTCGCCGGCGTCACCGACTACGACGTCTGGAAGGCGGACAGCGAGGTCACCCTGGAGGAGGTCCTCGAGAACGCCGCGGCCAACCAGGAGGCGATCAACGACGTGATCGAACACGCCGTCCGCACCATGCCCGCGGACTTCGAGAGCGAGGCGTGGTCGGCCCTCGAAGGGACGATCAACACCCCCGCGGAGGCGATTCCCGAGGAGACCCGCGAGCGCGTCGAGTTGCTGGCCGGCGAGTACCTGGAGTGA
- a CDS encoding DUF7518 family protein → MSKNRVERLESTVAELESTVEGLTEELVEAKERIRVLEAALDAETPTRVPERRAGEADEADEADEVAESLEAEPDDVAEATAEAHKGDERHEEDEEESGVDDIIVA, encoded by the coding sequence ATGTCGAAAAATCGCGTCGAACGACTCGAGTCCACCGTAGCGGAACTGGAGTCGACGGTCGAAGGGCTGACCGAGGAACTCGTCGAGGCGAAAGAGCGCATTCGCGTCCTCGAGGCGGCGCTCGACGCCGAGACGCCGACGCGGGTCCCCGAGCGGCGGGCGGGCGAGGCCGACGAGGCCGACGAGGCCGACGAGGTGGCCGAGTCGCTGGAGGCCGAACCGGACGACGTGGCGGAGGCGACGGCCGAAGCTCATAAAGGCGACGAGCGCCACGAGGAGGACGAAGAAGAGTCAGGCGTCGACGACATTATCGTCGCCTAA
- a CDS encoding DUF4897 domain-containing protein, producing MNRRTDRARRTDSPSLVPRTLTAALVAVVLLGSVIGGVGARAATTDDASQPTDSAFVVDLEADGDATTSVTVGFDLESETDRDAFESLRENETKRERLENRTERRLRAVAAEATEETDREMTLEDADVSFEVDEANERGIVTVSATWRSLAAVEGDRLTLGEPFATGFAPDRTVVVHLPEGYALESATPAPTDRDDRRLVWNSSTSLEGYEAVVTPAETSGVEPQPGFGIATAIAAIAIVGTALGRRRH from the coding sequence ATGAATCGGCGGACTGACCGGGCTCGGCGAACCGATTCGCCGTCGCTCGTTCCGCGAACGCTGACCGCCGCGCTCGTCGCGGTCGTCCTGCTCGGGAGCGTGATCGGCGGCGTCGGCGCTCGCGCGGCGACCACGGACGACGCGTCACAGCCGACGGACTCCGCGTTCGTGGTCGATCTCGAAGCCGACGGCGACGCGACGACCTCCGTCACCGTCGGCTTCGACCTCGAATCCGAGACCGACCGGGACGCCTTCGAGTCACTCCGAGAGAACGAGACGAAACGGGAGCGACTCGAAAACCGAACCGAACGCCGATTGCGAGCCGTCGCGGCGGAAGCGACCGAGGAGACGGACCGCGAGATGACGCTCGAAGACGCCGACGTCTCGTTCGAGGTCGACGAGGCGAACGAGCGCGGTATCGTCACCGTTTCGGCGACCTGGCGTTCCCTCGCGGCGGTCGAGGGCGATCGGTTGACCCTCGGCGAGCCGTTCGCCACCGGGTTCGCGCCCGACCGAACCGTCGTCGTGCACCTCCCGGAGGGGTATGCGCTCGAGAGCGCGACACCGGCGCCGACCGACCGAGACGATCGGCGCCTCGTCTGGAACTCGAGTACCTCGCTCGAGGGGTACGAAGCCGTCGTCACGCCGGCGGAGACGAGCGGCGTGGAGCCCCAGCCGGGATTCGGAATCGCGACAGCGATCGCTGCGATCGCGATCGTCGGAACGGCGCTCGGTAGACGGCGCCACTGA